From a single Erpetoichthys calabaricus chromosome 1, fErpCal1.3, whole genome shotgun sequence genomic region:
- the prx gene encoding neuroblast differentiation-associated protein AHNAK isoform X48, whose product MAMPMEITVVQETLKKSELMEVVVETEAEAGARGFSVSGGGAQGIFVKEVLKDSPAAKALSLREGDQLLSARVYFDNVKYEDALKILQCAEPYKVSFLLKRNVPSADISTSSGSASLEVKGPKAKMPKLSVKSIAPLRKKKKKAKAGSRLSAEVTLPASGKFKREASPAKFELSPVDVEFAFPKFPKLKGVSKTTTEGDISLKSPEIQASVARRKKKKIRLPRMRVKDAAAARAVVDVDLKSPEGKVELGTPETKVKTKEKSTKFGISFPKTKKPKVDAGLSCLEASKGISPPGIKLKPPEVEFDFSLPTGKADSKTAKGEVSKEDVKIKTPKVELDFGLPSGKAEAKISHPDINVKDTMKEGIKFKAPKLDLDISLPKGKVEDTIAMPEAEVKSKDGFKFKPPKLDLDLSLPAGSVDSTEGDLDKDGRLRMPQVKIPKIGVSLPSAEFEGDTSKDRYKRDSYGKEDKHKAGLKMPSIDIDAPSLNIEIGLPTSKADSEGDVKFHPSEGSTGAGLKAPDVEIKMPKMTLPKFSGAEGEIKAPKTDVHRGKMEIEGPDFKLKGPKIKMPSFGVTLPTKTRDKSQAEHEHMIHEDGETGKIKLPTVKMPSIDISVPVPDVDLHLPKGKTSGPEAGIDKKIHHSQEELDIKMKMPKISIPKFSMFGKLETPSADVNVSPPKVDVKSPKADLTLRDIEVEGPSAKGANITMPKIDISLPKIKSPDMDLNMPELDIEGPSIKGPKISMPTVDISLPKMKHPEGHLDFEGPSVKGPNISMPTVDISLPKMKHPEGHLDIEGPSVKGPKISMPTVDISVPKMKHPEADLDIEGPSVKGPKISMPKFDISLPKMKHPEADLNIEGPSVKGPKIAMPTVDISLPKMKHPEADLNIEGPSLKGPKISMPTVDISLPKMQHPEADLDIKGPSLKGPKISMPTVNISLPKMKHPEVDLDIQDPSLKGPKITMPEVDISLPKMKHPEVDLNAEGPSVKGPKIVMPTVDISLPTIKPSDTELDIEGPSLKGPKIGIPKVDISLPKRKSAEIGVSVPEGDTNLSMPSMKIPTIDINMPKIDLDLSISKTMEGASMELPESTTGRNFEGPDIHLKMPKISLPTFGVKDNAEAECKGDVKLPKAKVDKKASEFEGSKPKLPTIKVPGLDISVPEVPDVDINIKAPKSKSDYTVEGDISGKQHDFNIKGPNVKIEMPKLPKFKKDKSNVEVQPPHVDIESGDAKMKGLKIKMPKFGLSFPKGKLKEGEVDVSGQMKASGKMPEGKIKFPKEKHSMEMPDVNTDTTDGKIKLPSVALPSVDISAPKMDIDFSLPKGKRGDKEQVGLLKGEDERLSSGASFDVPDVSLKIPKFTLPKFAGKVKTDNVELDSKHLKADIQPSPAKVDIEGKFPSVEFDVDGKPKEKDMKIKMPKMKIPTFGITKKDEDVTVITPDVDTKIKKGKVQMKSPTIELEGPEGKVKSPKIKFPKFKISSPKTKLPDAEVKIGTEKGVKEGVQTPDVTIDMPKISMPKFGTKDGKMNVDVSVPEEGKLKMPSLEISLPTVSHKEGEVLLPKAEVDVSEADIKGYEGDLKIPKMPSLDISAPKFELDISLPKVKDDSALDPKLDIKAKKEGDLDGTDWKLKMPQVDLPKFGHKEKNINLELDIPAGKADAKIAKPEISISKASVDVPDFEMQGAEGRIKMPKIKMPKVDISLPKGDGVTESEDKITRPEFEDPAADGKIKLPSFGKLSAPTVKAPELDFELSLRKPKHETEIEGNWKGRKGAETDLGVTSEKSEYYIKMPKMKMPELSISGPQIKGSDLEIDVGLSKLDTGKEKIKGDLPKIQGSPGVTIKAPKIKAPKVDADVKAPEADIEGTSGKFKMKIPKFGLSTTKDEGEVNVDLQQETKFKVPDVGFSVTKDGDHSTNIDLSLPKDSKVKGPKKEGKLEVDLPSVELDIPEGGIKVPKLKIPKIGVMTSKEMLEGEVAFVSDSEEAEEKAKKHHFKFPNVEISSSKPKGYAEVDVKTSGRDMDLEGQTDGLKLKMPKITVPSVGFSDSKDQHYSTELITPDSDADIKIPKIDIKVPKIDINIPKVEIKAPAVNVKAPEEESLEMDEEHKSKVKLPEFGIALPSVTRLETETSDVKLKVKGPQIKVKNAEAISKSPQSDGDAEGPKMPKVKKAVFAFPRFNGADASLSHSQGEVNLGAGETKTRVPKIKMKPTFGKLRSKTKGAEVNGDAEEIDGEEDEKHKTGKMKIPKVTLAVSAKTSDGAGYHVNGQSDPASTNASQQDKSKFGKMKIPKIEFSSPYSKGAVDEGEAEMNMKLVKEEEASMSNGDSKGLKFKSPKITFSGFKKKTGKEEIEKPVSSSARTEMACLESGDKPISQSPKPKVSIGLFSSKSRGEYTVEQRTNGQEAQEESGKHHLEGRGDKSPKFKLPKFSLSPKSKGVLVITPESSPKASQRSSQQKEGEESSSGFKIQMPRVGFKSRQDEHTSEERIIMDDEDESVIIVSKTSKHTITESVTEKSTTI is encoded by the exons GAGATCAGCTGCTTAGTGCCAGGGTGTACTTTGACAATGTCAAATATGAAGATGCCCTGAAGATTCTTCAGTGTGCTGAGCCATACAAAGTATCGTTCCTGCTGAAGCGCAACGTTCCCAGCGCAGACATCAGCACCTCGTCAGGCTCAGCCAGCCTGGAAGTCAAAGGTCCCAAAGCCAAGATGCCAAAACTG AGTGTTAAAAGCATTGCTCctttgagaaagaaaaagaagaaagccaAGGCCGGTTCAAGGTTAAGTGCAGAAGTAACTCTTCCTGCATCAGGCAAATTCAAGAGGGAGGCCTCACCAGCTAAGTTCGAGCTGAGTCCAGTGGATGTGGAATTTGCCTTCCCAAAATTTCCAAAGCTGAAAGGTGTGAGCAAGACAACCACGGAAGGCGATATTAGCCTCAAAAGTCCAGAGATACAAGCTAGCGTTGCAAGacggaagaaaaagaaaatcagattaCCTAGAATGAGAGTAAAagatgcagcagcagcaagagctgtggtggatgtggatctaaaatcACCAGAAGGGAAGGTAGAACTGGGTACCCCAGAAACTAAAgtcaaaactaaagaaaaatccacaaaattTGGAATTTCTTTTCCAAAAACTAAGAAACCAAAAGTTGATGCAGGACTTTCATGCTTAGAGGCAAGCAAAGGGATAAGTCCACCTGGAATCAAATTAAAGCCTCCAGAAGTAGAGTTTGACTTTAGCCTCCCAACTGGAAAAGCAGATTCTAAGACTGCTAAAGGGGAGGTGAGTAAGGAAGATGTCAAAATCAAGACGCCTAAAGTGGAGCTTGATTTTGGTTTGCCCTCAGGCAAAGCTGAAGCCAAAATATCCCACCCAGATATTAATGTTAAGGACACAATGAAAGAAGGCATTAAATTTAAAGCACCAAAACTTGATCTGGATATCAGTTTACCAAAAGGAAAGGTAGAGGATACAATAGCTATGCCAGAGGCTGAGGTGAAAAGTAAAGATGGTTTTAAATTTAAGCCGCCTAAATTGGATCTTGATCTTAGTCTGCCTGCAGGGAGTGTTGACTCAACTGAAGGAGACCTAGATAAGGATGGAAGGCTCAGAATGCCTCAAGTGAAGATTCCAAAAATAGGGGTTTCCTTACCATCTGCTGAATTTGAGGGTGACACTTCCAAAGACAGATACAAAAGAGATTCTTACGGCAAGGAAGACAAGCATAAAGCTGGACTAAAGATGCCGTCTATTGACATTGATGCGCCATCATTAAACATTGAAATTGGCTTGCCAACATCTAAAGCAGACAGTGAAGGAGATGTGAAATTTCATCCATCTGAGGGTAGTACAGGAGCTGGTTTGAAGGCTCCTGATGTTGAAATAAAAATGCCAAAGATGACACTTCCAAAATTTAGTGGAGCTGAGGGAGAAATTAAAGCTCCAAAGACAGACGTGCATCGTGGTAAAATGGAAATAGAAGGTCCAGATTTTAAACTAAAGGGGCCCAAAATAAAGATGCCATCATTTGGTGTTACCTTACCTACAAAGACAAGAGATAAATCTCAGGCAGAACATGAGCACATGATTCATGAAGATGGTGAAACAGGAAAAATTAAGTTACCAACTGTCAAAATGCCTTCCATTGATATCTCGGTGCCAGTTCCAGATGTGGACTTGCATCTTCCTAAAGGAAAGACAAGTGGACCAGAAGCTGGCATAGATAAAAAAATTCATCACAGCCAGGAAGAGTtggatataaaaatgaaaatgccaaAAATATCCATTCCAAAGTTCTCCATGTTTGGCAAGTTAGAAACACCATCAGCTGATGTAAATGTTTCCCCTCCTAAAGTAGATGTTAAATCTCCAAAAGCGGATCTGACTCTCAGAGACATTGAAGTTGAGGGGCCTTCTGCTAAAGGAGCTAATATAACAATGCCAAAAATTGATATTTCTCTACCCAAAATAAAGTCACCGGATATGGATCTGAACATGCCTGAACTAGATATAGAGGGTCCTTCCATAAAGGGGCCTAAGATATCCATGCCAACAGTTGACATTTCTCTTCCCAAAATGAAACATCCAGAAGGACACTTGGATTTTGAAGGTCCTTCGGTAAAGGGGCCTAATATATCAATGCCAACAGTTGACATTTCTCTTCCCAAAATGAAACATCCAGAAGGACACTTGGATATTGAAGGTCCTTCTGTAAAGGGGCCTAAGATATCAATGCCAACAGTTGACATTTCTGTACCAAAAATGAAACACCCAGAGGCAGATCTGGATATTGAAG GTCCTTCTGTAAAGGGTCCTAAGATATCAATGCCAAAATTTGACATTTCATTACCAAAAATGAAACACCCAGAGGCAGATCTGAATATTGAAGGTCCTTCTGTAAAGGGCCCTAAGATAGCCATGCCAACAGTTGACATTTCCCTTCCCAAAATGAAACATCCGGAAGCAGATCTGAATATTGAAGGTCCTTCTCTAAAGGGGCCTAAGATATCAATGCCAACAGTTGATATTTCCTTACCAAAGATGCAACATCCAGAGGCAGACCTGGATATCAAAGGTCCTTCACTAAAAGGTCCTAAGATATCAATGCCAACAGTTAATATTTCCCTTCCCAAAATGAAACACCCCGAAGTAGATCTGGATATACAAGATCCTTCACTAAAAGGGCCTAAGATAACCATGCCAGAAGTTGACATTTCCCTACCCAAAATGAAACACCCTGAAGTAGACCTGAATGCTGAGGGTCCTTCTGTAAAGGGGCCTAAGATAGTGATGCCAACAGTTGACATTTCCCTTCCAACAATAAAGCCTTCAGACACAGAACTAGATATTGAGGGACCTTCTTTAAAAGGACCCAAAATAGGCATTCCAAAAGTTGACATCTCCCTTCCAAAACGAAAGTCAGCTGAAATAGGTGTGTCAGTGCCTGAAGGAGACACCAATCTCAGCATGCCATCAATGAAAATTCCAACCATTGACATCAACATGCCTAAAATAGATCTTGATTTAagtatttcaaagaccatggaaGGTGCAAGCATGGAGTTGCCTGAATCTACTACTGGTAGAAACTTCGAAGGACCTGACATCCATCTCAAAATGCCTAAAATTTCTTTGCCAACATTTGGAGTCAAAGATAATGCTGAAGCAGAGTGTAAAGGTGATGTGAAACTCCCAAAAGCAAAAGTTGATAAGAAGGCTTCTGAGTTTGAAGGTAGTAAACCAAAGCTACCTACAATTAAGGTTCCTGGACTTGATATCTCTGTACCAGAAGTGCCTGATGTGGATATCAATATTAAAGCACCAAAGAGTAAGAGTGATTATACTGTTGAAGGAGACATCAGTGGAAAACAACATGATTTCAACATCAAGGGTCCCAATGTTAAGATTGAAATGCCTAAACTTCCAAAATTCAAGAAGGATAAAAGTAATGTGGAAGTTCAACCACCTCATGTTGATATTGAAAGCGGTGATGCCAAAATGAAAGGACTTAAAATTAAGATGCCCAAATTtggcctttcctttcccaagggTAAACTAAAAGAAGGTGAAGTTGACGTTTCAGGACAGATGAAGGCCAGTGGGAAGATGCCAGAAGGGAAGATTAAATTCCCAAAAGAAAAGCATTCAATGGAAATGCCTGATGTGAATACAGATACCACCGATGGAAAGATAAAGCTTCCATCAGTGGCATTGCCGTCTGTTGATATCTCAGCTCCAAAGATGGACATTGACTTCAGCTTACCTAAAGGTAAAAGGGGTGACAAGGAGCAAGTAGGGCTGTTAAAGGGAGAAGATGAGAGACTTTCTTCTGGAGCCAGTTTTGATGTCCCAGATGTATCGCTGAAAATACCCAAGTTTACACTCCCGAAATTTGCgggcaaagtaaaaacagataatgTTGAACTGGACAGCAAGCATCTCAAAGCTGATATACAGCCTAGCCCTGCAAAGGTAGATATAGAAGGCAAATTTCCTTCAGTAGAATTTGATGTTGATGGCAAACCGAAAGAAAAAGATATGAAGATAAAAATGCCTAAAATGAAAATTCCTACTTTTGGTATTACAAAGAAGGATGAGGATGTAACTGTGATCACCCCAGATGTTGATACaaagattaaaaaaggaaaagtgcAAATGAAAAGCCCCACTATTGAACTTGAAGGCCCAGAGGGGAAAGTTAAATCACCAAAAATCAAATTCCCCAAATTTAAAATTTCATCACCAAAGACAAAACTGCCTGATGCCGAGGTTAAGATTGGTACTGAGAAAGGAGTTAAAGAGGGTGTTCAAACTCCAGATGTAACGATTGACATGCCTAAGATTTCAATGCCAAAATTTGGAACCAAAGATGGAAAAATGAATGTTGATGTCAGTGTACCTGAGGAAGGAAAACTTAAAATGCCATCTCTTGAAATTTCCCTCCCTACAGTTTCACATAAAGAGGGTGAGGTGCTGCTGCCAAAGGCAGAGGTTGATGTATCTGAAGCAGACATTAAAGGATATGAAGGTGATCTTAAAATCCCTAAAATGCCAAGTCTTGACATCTCTGCCCCCAAGTTTGAACTTGATATAAGTTTGCCTAAAGTTAAAGATGACTCTGCCTTAGATCCTAAGCTAGATATTAAAGCCAAGAAAGAAGGTGATCTTGATGGAACTGATTGGAAATTAAAAATGCCTCAAGTCGACTTACCTAAATTTGGCCACAAAGAAAAGAATATCAATCTGGAGCTTGACATTCCTGCAGGTAAAGCTGATGCTAAAATTGCTAAGCCTGAAATTTCCATATCAAAAGCAAGCGTAGATGTTCCTGACTTTGAAATGCAAGGCGCGGAAGGCAGGATTAAGATGCCAAAAATTAAAATGCCTAAAGTGGATATTTCTTTGCCCAAGGGGGATGGTGTTACAGAGAGTGAAGATAAGATTACAAGACCTGAGTTTGAAGATCCTGCTGCGGACGGCAAGATAAAGTTGCCTTCATTTGGAAAACTCTCCGCTCCTACGGTAAAAGCACCTGAACTGGACTTTGAACTCAGCTTGAGAAAACCTAAACATGAAACAGAAATAGAAGGTAACTGGAAAGGGAGAAAGGGGGCTGAAACTGACTTGGGTGTTACTTCAGAAAAATCAGAGTATTATATCAAGATGCCCAAAATGAAAATGCCAGAACTATCCATTTCTGGTCCACAGATCAAAGGTAGTGATCTTGAAATTGATGTGGGACTGTCAAAGTTGGACACCGGAAAAGAGAAGATTAAGGGGGACTTACCCAAAATACAAGGAAGTCCAGGTGTCACAATTAAGGCCCCAAAGATCAAAGCCCCAAAAGTAGATGCAGATGTGAAGGCACCAGAGGCTGATATTGAAGGAACAAGtggaaaatttaaaatgaaaattccaAAGTTTGGTTTATCCACAACAAAAGATGAGGGTGAAGTTAATGTAGACTTGCAGCAGGAGACCAAGTTTAAGGTTCCAGATGTGGGATTTAGTGTGACAAAAGATGGAGACCACAGCACCAATATTGACCTTTCCCTTCCTAAGGACAGTAAAGTCAAAGGTCCTAAAAAGGAAGGTAAGCTTGAAGTTGATTTGCCATCTGTCGAACTGGACATCCCAGAAGGTGGTATCAAGGTGCCCAAATTAAAGATTCCTAAAATTGGCGTGATGACATCCAAAGAGATGTTAGAAGGAGAAGTTGCTTTTGTGTCAGActcagaagaagcagaagaaaaagCAAAGAAGCATCATTTCAAATTTCCCAATGTAGAAATTTCAAGCTCTAAACCTAAAGGGTATGCAGAAGTAGATGTCAAAACTTCTGGGAGAGATATGGACCTTGAAGGGCAAACAGATGGACTAAAGTTAAAAATGCCCAAAATCACAGTACCCTCTGTCGGTTTTTCAGATTCAAAAGACCAGCACTATTCAACAGAACTGATCACCCCAGATTCTGATGCAGACATCAAAATTCCAAAAATTGACATTAAGGTTCCAAAAATTGACATTAATATTCCAAAGGTCGAAATTAAAGCCCCGGCCGTCAATGTAAAGGCCCCAGAAGAGGAATCATTGGAGATGGATGAGGAACATAAGTCCAAAGTTAAACTACCAGAGTTTGGAATTGCACTTCCTTCTGTCACACGGTTAGAAACTGAAACATCAGACGTAAAGTTAAAAGTCAAAGGACcacaaatcaaagttaaaaatgcTGAAGCGATTTCCAAATCACCACAGTCTGATGGGGATGCTGAAGGGCCAAAGATGCCAAAAGTaaaaaaagctgtttttgctTTTCCAAGGTTTAATGGGGCAGATGCGTCATTGAGTCATTCTCAAGGAGAAGTGAATCTGGGGGCTGGAGAAACTAAAACCAGAGTtcccaaaatcaaaatgaaacccACCTTTGGAAAGTTGCGTTCCAAAACAAAAGGGGCAGAAGTGAATGGGGATGCAGAAGAAATAGATGGAGAGGAAGACGAAAAacataaaactggaaaaatgaagaTTCCAAAAGTCACACTTGCAGTCTCTGCGAAGACAAGTGATGGGGCGGGATATCATGTGAATGGACAAAGTGACCCTGCTTCAACGAATGCATCTCAGCAAGACAAGAGTAAATTTGGGAAGATGAAGATTCCCAAAATTGAATTTTCCTCACCCTATTCCAAGGGGGCAGTAGATGAAGGGGAGGCTGAAATGAACATGAAGCTGGTCAAGGAAGAGGAAGCATCAATGTCAAATGGAGACAGTAAGGGCTTAAAATTTAAATCtccaaaaatcacattttcaggctttaaaaagaaaactggcAAAGAAGAGATTGAAAAGCCAGTGTCTTCCAGTGCCAGGACTGAAATGGCCTGTCTAGAATCTGGGGATAAACCCATCTCACAGTCTCCCAAGCCCAAAGTTTCCATAGGTTTGTTTTCCAGCAAATCCAGAGGAGAATACACTGTGGAACAAAGAACCAATGGTCAGGAGGCCCAAGAAGAAAGTGGCAAACATCATCTGGAAGGTAGAGGAGACAAGTCCCCCAAGTTTAAGCTCCCGAAATTCTCCCTCAGCCCCAAATCAAAAGGGGTCCTGGTGATAACCCCTGAGAGTTCCCCAAAGGCAAGCCAACGTTCCTCACAACAAAAGGAAGGGGAAGAATCATCTTCTGGTTTTAAAATCCAGATGCCAAGGGTGGGATTTAAGTCCCGTCAAGACGAGCACACATCGGAGGAGCGGATAATCATGGATGATGAGGATGAAAGTGTGATCATCGTGTCTAAGACATCTAAACACACAATAACAGAATCAGTGACTGAAAAATCCACCACCATTTAA